The following coding sequences are from one Parafrankia irregularis window:
- a CDS encoding DUF6112 family protein yields the protein MSVAAATASVTAFLAVEVKPDEAKAPGINALKDLVNGLAAYAVVAAVASVLLGGIAWALGERMGLDRASAVGKSGVLAGFGLAFLVGAAATFVNFFIATGSSADDATGDTNSMRPPAVVLTITPGPAEDIVDDPDVVHAPPSADF from the coding sequence ATGAGCGTGGCTGCGGCAACCGCCTCGGTAACAGCCTTTCTCGCCGTGGAAGTCAAGCCCGACGAGGCCAAGGCGCCCGGCATCAATGCGCTGAAAGACCTGGTCAACGGGCTGGCAGCGTATGCGGTCGTCGCCGCCGTGGCCTCCGTGTTGTTGGGCGGAATCGCGTGGGCTCTCGGTGAGCGGATGGGGCTGGACCGCGCTTCGGCCGTCGGCAAGAGCGGTGTCCTCGCGGGCTTCGGCCTCGCCTTCCTGGTCGGTGCCGCCGCCACCTTCGTCAACTTCTTCATCGCCACCGGCAGCAGCGCGGATGACGCCACCGGCGACACCAACAGCATGCGTCCGCCCGCAGTGGTACTGACCATCACCCCAGGCCCCGCCGAAGACATCGTCGATGATCCCGACGTGGTCCATGCACCGCCGTCCGCAGACTTCTAG